A genomic segment from Pseudomonas mendocina encodes:
- a CDS encoding CmpA/NrtA family ABC transporter substrate-binding protein, with protein MSVNSLDDPFSPDSELSHAAGCACQRCTPSAAALPDSSEAMLDRAVENAIVRGVFGHNDFSRRSFMGMIGGGVAAAILGSMIPLDAVKAAVKDSLGPLEKTKLKIGFVPITCATPIIMAGPMGFYAKYGLEVETVKTAGWAVARDKSLAGEYDASHMLSPMPLAISLGLGSTQTPFVMPALENVNGQAIVLGMQHQDKRDPKLWKGMRFGVPFEYSMHNFLLRYYVAEHGLDPDRDIQIRVVPPPEMVANLRAGNLDGFLSPDPFNQRAVWEKVGFIHLLTKELWPGHPCCAFACSQRFASENPNTYGALLHALIDATQYSSKAENRKAVAEAISTRNYLNQPVPVVQQVLSGRYADGLGNIHDEPQRIDFDPFPWLSMAVWILTQMKRWGYLQGDVDYRNIAERVFLAADAGKVMKELGLPVPADAYKTFSVMGKPFDPADPDGYLASFAMRRS; from the coding sequence ATGAGCGTCAACAGTCTGGACGATCCATTCAGCCCCGACAGCGAGCTGTCTCATGCCGCCGGGTGCGCCTGCCAGCGTTGCACGCCGAGTGCCGCTGCGCTGCCGGATAGCAGCGAAGCCATGCTCGATCGCGCGGTGGAGAACGCCATCGTGCGCGGCGTGTTCGGCCATAACGATTTTTCCCGTCGCAGTTTCATGGGGATGATCGGTGGCGGCGTCGCGGCGGCGATTCTGGGCAGCATGATCCCGCTGGATGCGGTCAAGGCGGCGGTCAAGGACAGCCTTGGCCCGCTGGAAAAGACCAAGCTGAAGATTGGCTTCGTGCCCATCACCTGCGCCACGCCGATCATCATGGCCGGGCCGATGGGCTTCTACGCCAAGTACGGGCTGGAGGTGGAAACGGTGAAGACCGCCGGCTGGGCGGTGGCGCGCGACAAGTCGCTGGCCGGCGAATACGACGCCTCGCACATGCTCTCACCGATGCCGCTGGCTATCAGCCTGGGGCTGGGGTCGACGCAGACGCCTTTCGTCATGCCTGCGCTGGAAAACGTCAACGGCCAGGCCATCGTGCTCGGCATGCAGCACCAGGACAAACGCGATCCGAAACTGTGGAAGGGCATGCGCTTCGGTGTGCCGTTCGAATACTCGATGCACAACTTCCTGCTGCGCTATTACGTGGCCGAGCACGGCCTGGACCCGGATCGCGACATCCAGATTCGCGTGGTGCCGCCACCGGAGATGGTCGCCAACCTGCGTGCCGGCAATCTCGATGGCTTCCTCTCGCCGGACCCGTTCAACCAGCGTGCGGTGTGGGAGAAGGTTGGTTTCATCCACCTGCTGACCAAGGAGCTGTGGCCGGGCCATCCATGCTGCGCCTTCGCCTGCAGCCAGCGCTTCGCCAGCGAGAACCCCAACACCTACGGCGCACTGCTGCACGCGCTGATCGATGCCACGCAATACTCCTCCAAGGCCGAGAATCGCAAGGCGGTGGCCGAGGCGATCTCCACCCGCAACTACCTCAATCAGCCGGTGCCGGTCGTGCAGCAGGTGCTCAGCGGGCGTTATGCCGATGGCCTGGGCAACATTCATGACGAGCCACAGCGCATCGACTTCGATCCGTTCCCCTGGCTGTCGATGGCAGTGTGGATCCTCACCCAAATGAAACGTTGGGGCTATCTGCAGGGGGATGTCGACTACCGCAACATCGCCGAGCGGGTGTTCCTCGCGGCTGACGCCGGCAAGGTGATGAAAGAGCTCGGCCTACCGGTGCCAGCCGATGCCTACAAAACCTTCAGTGTGATGGGCAAACCCTTCGATCCGGCTGATCCGGACGGTTACCTGGCCAGCTTCGCCATGCGGAGGTCGTGA
- the hemE gene encoding uroporphyrinogen decarboxylase has translation MTALKNDRFLRALLKQPVDVTPIWMMRQAGRYLPEYRATRAKAGDFVSLMKNPELACEVTIQPLDRYPQLDAAILFSDILTIPDAMGQGLYFETGEGPRFKKVIGSLADIEALPVTDAEKDLGYVMDAVRTIRRELNGRVPLIGFSGSPWTLATYMVEGGSSKDFRKTKAMLYDNPQALHALLDKLAQSVTAYLNGQILAGAQAVQIFDSWGGALSAAAYQEFSLAYMKKIVDGLIREHDGRQVPVILFTKGGGLWLESLADSGAEALGLDWTCDIGSARARVGAKVALQGNMDPAVLYAKPAAIRAEVARILAAYGAGSGHVFNLGHGITPEVDPAHAGAFFEAVHELSAQYHQ, from the coding sequence ATGACCGCCCTGAAGAACGACCGTTTCCTTCGTGCCCTGCTCAAGCAACCCGTGGATGTCACGCCGATCTGGATGATGCGCCAGGCCGGTCGCTATCTGCCGGAGTACCGCGCGACCCGGGCCAAGGCCGGCGACTTCGTGAGCCTGATGAAGAATCCCGAGCTGGCCTGTGAGGTCACCATCCAGCCGCTGGATCGCTACCCGCAGCTGGATGCGGCGATTCTCTTTTCCGACATCCTCACCATCCCTGACGCGATGGGTCAGGGCCTGTACTTCGAGACGGGTGAGGGCCCGCGCTTCAAGAAGGTGATCGGCAGCCTGGCCGACATCGAGGCGCTGCCGGTGACGGATGCCGAGAAGGATCTGGGCTACGTGATGGACGCGGTGCGTACCATCCGCCGCGAGCTGAACGGTCGTGTGCCGCTGATCGGTTTTTCCGGCAGTCCCTGGACGCTGGCCACCTACATGGTCGAAGGCGGCTCGTCGAAGGATTTTCGCAAAACCAAGGCCATGCTCTACGACAATCCCCAGGCCTTGCACGCGCTGCTCGACAAGCTGGCGCAGTCGGTCACTGCCTATCTCAACGGGCAGATCCTGGCCGGGGCGCAGGCGGTACAGATCTTCGATTCCTGGGGCGGTGCGCTGTCGGCTGCGGCCTATCAGGAGTTCTCCCTGGCCTACATGAAGAAGATCGTCGACGGCCTGATCCGCGAGCACGACGGTCGCCAGGTGCCGGTGATCCTGTTCACCAAGGGCGGCGGCCTGTGGCTCGAATCCCTGGCCGACAGTGGCGCCGAAGCGCTGGGTCTGGACTGGACATGCGACATCGGCAGCGCCCGCGCCCGTGTCGGTGCCAAGGTTGCCCTGCAGGGCAACATGGATCCGGCGGTGCTCTACGCCAAGCCGGCGGCGATTCGTGCCGAGGTGGCGCGCATCCTGGCGGCTTACGGTGCAGGCAGCGGCCATGTGTTCAACCTTGGCCATGGCATCACCCCGGAAGTCGACCCGGCCCACGCTGGCGCTTTCTTCGAGGCCGTGCACGAGCTGTCCGCGCAGTATCACCAGTAA
- a CDS encoding BtrH N-terminal domain-containing protein, with amino-acid sequence MTAFQHRQSAHCESGVMASLLTHAGLPMSEPMAFGLASGLAFAYLPIVKIGGMPLIAYRMPPRHLIKTLSKRLGVRLTSRTFAKPEQGRVALDRVLDSGRLAGLQSSVFWLPYFPPEMRFHFNAHNLLAYGRDGDEYLLSDPVFEEPVRCASADLQKARFAKGALAAKGLMYYLDDVSPEQDWERLIRQSVLSTSRILDGMPLPWIGIRGIQHLAKCVEALDPAQAKYNRLYLTHIVRMQEEIGTGGAGFRFMYASFLQEAGEKIGDASLQEASSRLTAVGDDWRQFASACVRASRSKGEAPDFRPIAEMLRGIAGQERVLMRELGAWAKRKG; translated from the coding sequence ATGACTGCGTTCCAGCACCGCCAGAGCGCCCACTGCGAAAGTGGCGTCATGGCCAGCCTGCTCACCCATGCCGGTTTGCCGATGAGCGAGCCGATGGCCTTCGGCCTGGCGTCTGGTCTGGCCTTCGCCTACCTGCCCATCGTCAAGATCGGTGGCATGCCACTGATTGCCTATCGCATGCCGCCGCGCCACCTGATCAAGACGCTGAGCAAACGCCTGGGCGTACGCCTGACCAGCCGCACCTTCGCCAAACCCGAGCAGGGGCGTGTCGCACTCGACCGGGTACTCGATAGTGGCCGGTTGGCTGGTCTGCAGAGTTCGGTGTTCTGGCTGCCGTATTTCCCGCCGGAGATGCGCTTTCACTTCAATGCGCACAACCTGCTGGCCTACGGCCGCGACGGCGACGAGTACCTGCTCAGCGACCCGGTGTTCGAGGAGCCGGTGCGTTGTGCCAGTGCCGATCTGCAGAAGGCGCGTTTCGCCAAGGGCGCGCTGGCGGCCAAGGGCCTGATGTACTACCTCGACGACGTGTCGCCGGAGCAGGACTGGGAGCGCCTGATCCGCCAGAGCGTGCTGTCCACCTCGCGCATCCTAGACGGCATGCCGCTGCCGTGGATCGGCATTCGTGGCATCCAGCACCTGGCCAAATGCGTCGAGGCGCTCGACCCGGCGCAGGCCAAGTACAACCGCCTGTACCTCACCCATATCGTGCGCATGCAGGAAGAGATCGGCACTGGCGGTGCGGGCTTCCGCTTCATGTACGCCAGCTTCCTGCAGGAGGCCGGTGAGAAGATCGGCGACGCCAGCCTGCAGGAGGCATCGTCGCGTCTGACTGCGGTGGGCGACGACTGGCGCCAGTTCGCCTCGGCCTGTGTGCGCGCCAGCCGCAGCAAGGGCGAGGCGCCGGACTTCCGGCCGATCGCCGAGATGCTCCGGGGCATCGCCGGGCAGGAGCGGGTGCTGATGAGAGAGCTGGGCGCCTGGGCCAAGCGCAAAGGCTGA
- the ntrB gene encoding nitrate ABC transporter permease, with amino-acid sequence MKASISLRAAILSVVLLVLLLVVWEVLCRVPASAAVSADDEYALLMGEAEQEARVPPPSVVLAHAYAELSQPFYDNGPNDKGIGIQLAHSLYRVLTGYLLAALVAIPIGFVIGMSPLMYRALNPFIQILRPISPLAWMPLALFVIKDSQTSAIFVIFICSVWPMLLNTAFGVAGVRRDWINVARTHELSPLRTAFSVILPAAMPTILTGMRISVGIAWLVIVAAEMLVGGTGIGYYVWNEWNNLNLASVIFSILMIGVVGMLLDLLLGSVARLVSYQE; translated from the coding sequence ATGAAAGCGTCCATTTCCCTGCGCGCGGCGATTCTTTCCGTTGTGCTGCTGGTGCTGCTGCTGGTGGTCTGGGAGGTGCTCTGCCGTGTGCCCGCCAGCGCCGCAGTCAGTGCTGATGACGAATACGCCCTGCTCATGGGCGAAGCCGAGCAGGAGGCCCGTGTGCCACCGCCTTCGGTGGTGCTGGCGCATGCCTACGCCGAGCTGAGCCAGCCGTTCTATGACAACGGGCCTAATGACAAGGGCATCGGCATCCAGCTTGCACACTCGTTGTACCGGGTGTTGACCGGCTATCTGCTGGCGGCGCTGGTGGCGATCCCCATCGGTTTCGTCATCGGCATGTCGCCGCTGATGTACCGCGCCCTCAACCCCTTCATCCAGATTTTGCGACCGATCTCGCCGCTGGCCTGGATGCCGTTGGCGCTGTTCGTGATCAAGGATTCGCAGACCTCGGCGATCTTCGTGATCTTCATCTGCTCGGTATGGCCGATGCTCCTCAACACCGCCTTCGGCGTCGCCGGCGTGCGCCGCGACTGGATCAATGTTGCCCGCACCCATGAGCTGAGCCCGCTGCGCACGGCGTTCAGCGTGATTCTGCCTGCGGCCATGCCGACCATCCTCACCGGCATGCGCATCTCGGTCGGTATCGCCTGGCTGGTGATCGTCGCCGCCGAGATGCTCGTCGGTGGCACCGGCATTGGCTACTACGTGTGGAACGAGTGGAACAACCTCAACCTGGCCAGCGTGATCTTCTCGATTCTGATGATCGGCGTGGTCGGCATGCTGCTCGACCTTCTGCTGGGCAGCGTCGCCCGTCTCGTCAGCTATCAGGAGTGA
- a CDS encoding beta-ketoacyl-ACP synthase III — MVTPVFINRISACLPHEPVDNEQMEARLGMVGGKPSRARKLVLRRNGIQQRHYVIDPHTGEPSMSNAQLSAEAIRGLQGEGFELNQLDCLVASTSSPDQVMPGHAVMVHGELGNPSCEVATTAGICLCGMTALKYAWMSVASGESRTAVACGSEVASTLMQARNFNAEYESRVDELEKHPEIAFEKDFLRWMLSDGAGAVLLQDRPNQNGLSLRIDWLDIYSFADQMPPCMYAGADMQDDTLRGWSRYDADERAKQSVMAIKQNVKLLNENIVKYTVEEALRRIMARRELRVANIDWFLPHYSSEFFREPLAVGLANVDLPIPMERWFTNLTSKGNTGAASIFIILEELFNGGRLRIGQKLLCYVPESGRFSSAFMHLTVVGDEA, encoded by the coding sequence GTGGTAACCCCTGTATTCATCAACCGCATCAGTGCCTGCCTGCCGCACGAGCCTGTGGATAACGAGCAGATGGAAGCGCGCCTGGGCATGGTCGGCGGCAAGCCGTCGCGTGCGCGCAAGCTGGTGTTGCGCCGTAATGGCATCCAGCAGCGCCACTACGTGATCGACCCGCACACGGGCGAGCCGAGCATGAGCAATGCGCAGCTCAGCGCCGAAGCTATTCGTGGCCTGCAGGGCGAGGGGTTCGAGCTGAACCAGCTCGACTGCCTGGTGGCCAGCACCTCGTCGCCGGATCAGGTGATGCCGGGCCATGCGGTGATGGTGCATGGCGAGCTGGGCAATCCGTCCTGCGAGGTGGCGACCACCGCCGGCATCTGCCTGTGCGGGATGACCGCGCTGAAATACGCCTGGATGAGCGTGGCCAGTGGCGAGAGCCGCACGGCCGTGGCCTGTGGTTCGGAGGTCGCCTCGACCCTGATGCAGGCGCGCAACTTCAACGCCGAATACGAAAGCCGCGTCGACGAGCTGGAAAAGCATCCTGAGATCGCTTTCGAGAAGGATTTCCTGCGCTGGATGCTGTCCGATGGCGCGGGTGCGGTGTTGTTACAGGATCGCCCGAATCAGAACGGCCTGAGCCTGCGCATAGACTGGCTGGACATCTACTCCTTCGCCGATCAGATGCCGCCCTGCATGTATGCCGGTGCCGACATGCAGGACGATACCCTACGTGGCTGGAGCCGCTACGACGCCGACGAGCGCGCGAAGCAGTCGGTGATGGCGATCAAGCAGAACGTCAAACTGCTCAACGAGAACATCGTCAAATACACCGTGGAAGAGGCGCTGCGCCGAATCATGGCGCGCCGCGAGTTGCGCGTGGCGAACATCGATTGGTTCCTGCCGCACTACTCCTCGGAGTTCTTCCGCGAGCCGCTGGCCGTGGGCCTGGCCAATGTCGACCTGCCGATTCCGATGGAGCGCTGGTTCACCAACCTGACCAGCAAGGGCAACACCGGCGCGGCGTCGATCTTCATCATCCTCGAAGAGCTGTTCAACGGTGGGCGCCTGCGCATCGGCCAGAAGCTGCTCTGCTACGTGCCCGAGAGCGGGCGCTTTTCCAGTGCGTTCATGCACCTGACGGTGGTTGGCGATGAAGCTTGA
- a CDS encoding FAD-dependent oxidoreductase — protein MTERLNNDFQFIEVGRKDPKKKLLRQRKKEFVEIYDNFKPAQAADQAHRCLGCGNPYCEWKCPVHNFIPNWLKLVSEGNILAAAELSHQTNTLPEVCGRVCPQDRLCEGACTLNDGFGAVTIGSVEKYITDTAFAMGWRPDMSKVKPTGKRVAVIGAGPAGLGCADVLVRNGVTPVVFDKNPEIGGLLTFGIPEFKLEKTVLSRRREVFTGMGIEFRLNTEIGKDVTMQQLLDEYDAVFMGMGTYTYMKGGFPGEDLPGVYDALDFLIANVNRNLGFEKSPEDFIDMKGKRVVVLGGGDTAMDCNRTSIRQGAKAVTCAYRRDEENMPGSRKEVKNAKEEGVKFLFNRQPIAIVGDGKVEGIKVVETRLGEPDARGRRSPEPIPGSEEVIPAEAVLIAFGFRPSPAPWFEQFEIQTDSQGRVVAPEQSQFKHQTSNPKIFAGGDMVRGSDLVVTAIFEGRNAAEGILDYLGV, from the coding sequence ATGACTGAACGTCTGAATAACGACTTCCAGTTCATCGAAGTCGGGCGCAAAGACCCGAAGAAGAAACTGCTGCGTCAGCGCAAGAAGGAGTTCGTCGAGATCTACGACAACTTCAAGCCGGCGCAAGCTGCAGACCAGGCGCATCGCTGCCTGGGCTGCGGCAACCCTTATTGCGAGTGGAAGTGCCCGGTGCACAACTTCATTCCGAACTGGCTGAAGCTGGTGTCGGAAGGCAACATCCTGGCCGCCGCTGAGCTCTCGCACCAGACCAACACCCTGCCGGAAGTCTGCGGCCGCGTGTGCCCGCAGGATCGCCTCTGCGAAGGTGCCTGCACCCTCAATGACGGCTTCGGCGCGGTGACCATCGGTTCGGTGGAGAAGTACATCACCGACACCGCCTTCGCCATGGGCTGGCGCCCGGACATGTCCAAGGTCAAACCGACCGGCAAGCGTGTCGCGGTGATCGGTGCCGGCCCGGCCGGCCTGGGCTGCGCCGACGTGCTGGTGCGCAACGGCGTGACCCCGGTGGTGTTCGACAAGAACCCGGAAATCGGTGGCCTGCTGACCTTCGGCATCCCCGAGTTCAAGCTGGAAAAAACCGTGCTCAGCCGCCGTCGTGAAGTCTTCACCGGCATGGGTATCGAGTTCCGCCTGAACACCGAGATCGGCAAGGACGTGACCATGCAGCAACTGCTGGATGAGTACGATGCCGTGTTCATGGGCATGGGCACCTACACCTACATGAAGGGTGGCTTCCCGGGTGAGGATCTGCCGGGCGTCTATGACGCGCTGGACTTCCTCATCGCCAACGTCAACCGCAACCTCGGTTTCGAGAAGTCGCCGGAAGATTTCATCGATATGAAGGGCAAGCGCGTCGTGGTGCTGGGCGGTGGTGACACCGCGATGGACTGCAACCGCACCTCGATCCGTCAGGGCGCCAAGGCCGTGACCTGCGCCTACCGTCGTGACGAAGAGAACATGCCGGGCTCGCGCAAGGAAGTGAAGAACGCCAAGGAAGAGGGCGTGAAGTTCCTCTTCAACCGCCAGCCCATCGCCATCGTCGGCGACGGCAAGGTGGAAGGCATCAAGGTGGTCGAGACCCGTCTCGGCGAACCGGATGCCCGTGGCCGCCGCAGCCCCGAGCCGATCCCGGGCTCCGAGGAAGTCATCCCGGCCGAGGCCGTGCTGATCGCCTTCGGTTTCCGTCCGAGCCCGGCGCCCTGGTTCGAGCAGTTCGAGATCCAGACCGACAGCCAGGGTCGCGTTGTGGCGCCCGAGCAGTCGCAGTTCAAGCACCAGACTAGCAACCCGAAGATCTTCGCCGGTGGCGACATGGTGCGTGGCTCCGACCTGGTGGTGACGGCGATCTTCGAGGGTAGGAACGCCGCCGAAGGCATCCTCGACTACCTGGGCGTCTGA
- a CDS encoding sigma 54-interacting transcriptional regulator, translated as MPDPNAASQLFLQHMQSASLVIDPTCDRILHANPACCALLGWPQEELLTLRASRLWAHDLGALVTFTEEVQVRGAAWRDGLGLLRRDGERLEVEIDGSRLEHDGASLLGLLIQQRRRLDALRGLAEAERYQRQGLLEWQGVERIFRQFERQNQLILGAAGEGIYGVNRNGETTFVNPAAERILGWRADDLIGHNIHDLIHHHHPDGSTYDGHTCPIYAAFNDGEVHQVADEVFWNKDGKPIPVDYTSTPLRDDGELVGAVVVFRDISERLETECRLRQALSEVQQLKQRLELENAYLQEEIRGEYAQHDLVGRSAAMQQVIHQIELVAPTGANVLITGESGTGKELIARAIHDNSGRSRRPLIRVNCAAVPRELFESEFFGHIRGAFTGALNDRVGRFELADGGTLFLDEVGEIPLELQSKLLRVLQEQQLERVGDNRTRQVDVRVIAATNRDLRQEVRAGRFREDLYFRLNVFPIESAPLRQRPEDIPPLAQHFLGRACRQLNRPEPSLRLADIQRLQAYSWPGNIRELENLIERAVIISPGTRLRLDLPNDSGNDAPSQPQVEQEMRIFTQGEQRRQMRENLIAALKACAGRISGKDGAARLLELKPTTLRSRLESFAIDPRDYRPRKSQPRRYETNQTPR; from the coding sequence ATGCCCGATCCCAATGCCGCCAGTCAGTTGTTCTTGCAACATATGCAGAGCGCCAGCCTGGTCATCGACCCTACCTGCGACCGTATCCTGCATGCCAATCCAGCCTGTTGCGCCCTGCTCGGCTGGCCACAGGAAGAGTTGCTCACACTGCGCGCCAGCCGTCTCTGGGCGCATGACCTCGGAGCACTGGTCACCTTCACCGAGGAAGTGCAGGTGCGCGGCGCTGCCTGGCGCGACGGCCTCGGGCTGCTACGTCGCGATGGCGAGCGCCTGGAGGTGGAAATCGACGGCAGCCGGCTGGAACATGACGGCGCTAGCCTGCTCGGCCTGCTGATCCAGCAGCGCCGTCGCCTGGATGCCCTGCGCGGGCTGGCCGAAGCCGAGCGCTATCAACGCCAGGGACTGCTCGAATGGCAGGGCGTGGAACGCATCTTCCGCCAGTTCGAGCGGCAGAATCAGCTGATCCTCGGCGCCGCTGGCGAGGGCATTTATGGCGTCAACCGCAATGGCGAGACCACCTTCGTCAATCCGGCAGCCGAACGCATTCTCGGCTGGCGTGCCGACGACCTGATCGGCCACAACATTCACGACCTGATTCACCACCACCATCCCGACGGCAGCACCTACGACGGCCATACCTGTCCGATCTATGCCGCCTTCAACGACGGCGAGGTGCACCAGGTGGCCGACGAGGTGTTCTGGAACAAGGATGGCAAGCCGATCCCGGTGGATTACACCAGCACGCCGCTGCGCGACGACGGCGAACTGGTCGGCGCCGTGGTGGTGTTTCGCGACATCAGCGAGCGCCTGGAAACCGAGTGCCGGCTGCGCCAGGCCCTGAGCGAGGTACAGCAGCTCAAGCAACGCCTGGAACTGGAGAATGCCTACCTGCAGGAGGAAATTCGCGGCGAGTACGCCCAGCACGATCTGGTCGGACGCAGCGCTGCCATGCAGCAGGTGATCCACCAGATCGAACTGGTCGCCCCCACCGGCGCCAACGTGCTGATCACCGGCGAGTCAGGCACCGGCAAGGAGCTGATCGCCCGCGCCATTCACGACAACAGCGGGCGCAGCCGCCGCCCGCTGATCCGGGTGAACTGCGCGGCGGTACCGCGCGAGCTGTTCGAGAGCGAGTTCTTCGGCCATATCCGCGGCGCCTTCACCGGCGCACTGAACGACCGCGTCGGGCGTTTCGAGCTGGCCGACGGCGGCACGCTGTTTCTCGACGAGGTCGGCGAAATTCCTCTGGAGCTGCAGAGCAAGCTATTGCGCGTGCTGCAGGAACAGCAGCTGGAACGAGTCGGCGACAACCGCACCCGCCAGGTGGATGTACGCGTGATCGCCGCCACCAACCGCGACCTGCGCCAGGAAGTGCGTGCCGGCCGCTTCCGTGAAGACCTGTACTTTCGCCTCAACGTCTTCCCCATCGAGTCGGCGCCGCTGCGCCAGCGCCCGGAAGACATTCCGCCGCTGGCCCAGCACTTTCTCGGCCGCGCCTGTCGTCAGCTCAACCGCCCCGAGCCCAGCCTGCGCCTGGCCGACATCCAACGCCTGCAAGCCTATTCCTGGCCGGGCAACATTCGTGAGCTGGAGAACCTGATCGAGCGCGCCGTGATCATTTCGCCCGGCACCCGGCTGCGCCTTGATCTGCCCAACGACAGCGGCAACGACGCGCCGTCACAGCCACAGGTGGAACAGGAAATGCGGATTTTCACTCAGGGCGAGCAACGCCGGCAGATGCGCGAAAACCTGATCGCAGCATTGAAGGCCTGTGCGGGCAGGATATCGGGGAAGGACGGCGCGGCGCGGTTGCTGGAGCTGAAGCCAACGACCCTGCGCTCACGCCTGGAGAGCTTCGCCATCGACCCGCGCGACTACCGACCGCGTAAGTCGCAGCCGCGCAGGTACGAGACGAATCAGACGCCCAGGTAG
- the cynS gene encoding cyanase — protein MDKQQMRTTITAAKERLGLDWAALGQGIGMSPVWTTSACLGMNSMPKAQADALCEMLELPAEVSTALQAFPHKHWDKAIPTDPLIYRFYEMINVYGETIKELIHEEFGDGIMSAIDFSMDISRVADPKGDRVQIVLNGKFLPYRSW, from the coding sequence ATGGATAAGCAACAGATGCGCACCACCATCACCGCCGCCAAGGAGCGCCTTGGCCTGGACTGGGCTGCGCTTGGCCAGGGCATCGGCATGTCGCCGGTGTGGACGACATCGGCCTGCCTGGGCATGAACAGCATGCCCAAGGCGCAGGCCGACGCCCTGTGCGAGATGCTTGAATTGCCGGCGGAGGTCTCCACCGCTCTACAGGCCTTCCCGCACAAGCACTGGGACAAGGCCATCCCCACCGACCCGCTGATCTATCGCTTCTACGAGATGATCAACGTCTATGGCGAGACCATCAAGGAACTGATCCACGAGGAGTTCGGCGACGGCATCATGAGCGCCATCGACTTCAGCATGGACATTTCGCGCGTCGCCGACCCCAAGGGTGACCGCGTGCAGATCGTGCTCAACGGCAAGTTCCTGCCCTATCGCAGCTGGTAG
- a CDS encoding ABC transporter ATP-binding protein, protein MSRYFLDARRLAKRFPHPGSEPLTVFENVNFGLDQGEFVCIIGHSGCGKSTILNALAGLDSFSEGTLEMAGKEVAGPSLERGVVFQNYSLLPWLSALENVEFGVRARFPQWSKEQRRAHSRKYLEMVGLGGSEARKPAQLSGGMRQRVSIARAFATQPQLLLLDEPFGALDALTRGVIQDELIKIWSATRQTVFMITHDIDEAILLSDRILLMTNGPQARIAESVRIDLPRPRQRDQVIHHPAYYRIRNHLVDFLVNRSHELRGRTVADEQGFPPEINPALDEPAPAARVVPLTPVKEFHHG, encoded by the coding sequence ATGTCCCGCTATTTTCTCGATGCACGCCGTCTGGCCAAGCGCTTCCCGCATCCTGGCAGCGAGCCGCTGACGGTCTTCGAAAACGTCAACTTCGGCCTCGATCAGGGCGAGTTCGTCTGCATCATCGGCCATTCCGGCTGCGGTAAATCGACCATCCTCAACGCCCTGGCCGGGCTCGACAGCTTCAGCGAAGGAACACTAGAAATGGCCGGTAAGGAAGTCGCCGGGCCCAGCCTCGAACGCGGCGTGGTGTTCCAGAATTACAGCCTGCTGCCTTGGCTCAGCGCGCTGGAGAACGTCGAGTTCGGCGTGCGTGCGCGTTTCCCGCAGTGGTCGAAGGAGCAGCGCCGCGCACACAGCCGCAAGTACCTGGAAATGGTCGGCCTGGGCGGCTCCGAGGCGCGCAAGCCGGCGCAGCTGTCGGGCGGCATGCGTCAGCGCGTGAGTATCGCCCGTGCCTTCGCCACCCAGCCGCAGTTGCTGCTGCTCGATGAACCCTTCGGTGCGCTGGATGCCCTGACCCGAGGGGTGATCCAGGACGAGTTGATCAAGATCTGGAGCGCTACCAGGCAGACGGTGTTCATGATCACCCATGACATCGACGAGGCGATCCTGCTTTCGGACCGCATCCTGCTGATGACCAACGGCCCGCAGGCACGTATCGCCGAGTCGGTGCGCATCGACCTGCCACGGCCACGGCAGCGCGACCAGGTCATTCATCACCCGGCGTACTACCGCATCCGTAACCACCTCGTGGACTTTCTGGTGAACCGCTCGCACGAGCTGCGCGGCCGCACCGTGGCCGACGAGCAAGGCTTCCCGCCCGAAATCAACCCCGCCCTGGACGAGCCGGCACCTGCCGCCAGGGTCGTACCTCTGACCCCCGTGAAGGAGTTTCACCATGGATAA
- a CDS encoding DUF2141 domain-containing protein, whose amino-acid sequence MPQRLLQTVTRLCQLCLFVPLLACQAIQAGDLLIEVEGVQDQANLYLALVPADQPNWQPSLRELQGTQTPLRLSDLPPGRYAIQVFQDSNSNGQLDLSPRGIPQEPVGFSGNPSLFGGKPKPSDSLFEHGTTDSVISVRLIPPRKKKERLAPVAPRTGDR is encoded by the coding sequence ATGCCACAGAGACTTCTTCAAACCGTAACCCGCCTGTGCCAACTTTGCCTATTTGTTCCGCTACTCGCCTGCCAAGCGATCCAGGCCGGCGATCTGCTGATCGAGGTGGAAGGCGTACAGGATCAGGCAAACCTGTATCTGGCCTTGGTGCCAGCCGACCAGCCAAACTGGCAGCCCAGCCTGCGCGAACTGCAGGGTACGCAAACACCACTGCGACTGAGCGATCTGCCACCCGGCCGCTATGCCATACAGGTGTTCCAGGACAGCAACAGTAACGGCCAGCTGGATCTCAGCCCGCGCGGCATCCCGCAGGAACCCGTGGGGTTCTCCGGCAATCCATCACTCTTCGGCGGCAAACCCAAACCCAGCGACAGCCTGTTCGAGCACGGCACGACGGACAGCGTGATCAGCGTGCGCCTGATTCCACCGCGCAAGAAAAAGGAACGCCTGGCTCCCGTTGCACCACGCACCGGGGATCGCTAG